From Etheostoma cragini isolate CJK2018 chromosome 14, CSU_Ecrag_1.0, whole genome shotgun sequence, the proteins below share one genomic window:
- the LOC117956996 gene encoding adhesion G protein-coupled receptor B1-like isoform X2, producing the protein MAWSALTGPCVALVLLFFGLTSCTPSGPASATCATLEQSRFFGVFSSTTTLHSTPCSWTLQNPDPRRYNVYMKITKPTDSCVPRQIKTFQFDSFIETSRTYLGMESFDEVVRLCDASTTVTYLESSKQFLQIRKVAAKNGVEMLEEQDDVSEFKAEFLVVGKRNPSMPACQMLCQWLEKCLSSSTHDYPCGIMNTPCQCWEAPKRKPGSCYRGGVYVEKCLPVPGDNGHDAEIIKGWAGWGRWSVCSQECGGGVQVRSRACQPEDSVCEGTVEEGRACNPQPCIGKERNRSQGLRAIVGLKRDYADDSNLGVVATQTVDAKTDEWSPWSACSVTCGEGWQSRNRVCATSSFTNQCTGPLRENRPCNNTAVCPVDGAWDEWTPWSLCSSTCGRGYRDRTRTCKLPQNGGEPCRGPSRQTKFCNIAVCPVDGHWNEWSAWSACTASCSNGTMQRIRECNGPSYGGSECHGSWKESLNCFLKECPVDGRWHAWSSWGSCSKTCGGGIQQRQRVCEGPFFGGESCPGEKGEQKRCNEKRCPEPHEICPEQNTGDVVWKKTPAGDMAAVACPADASGLLLRRCTLDAVGLASWESPTHIKCVSKNYENIQMLSRDYNSKAQMGQSVDGVAEVISRLRFSSDKGAQYSGDLLAVMDILKNTTELYKGTRLRLSNADVENYVQTISNLLKEEHRDKWEEAQLMGASIKEFLHLVEDFVNMIGMQMSGFQDIYEVTENLVLSIHKRPTTTNSNFTFPVKGWRGMLDWVRTAEEKITVSRDALSIEQSDGNDAFVTGIVLYRNLASILSFQSNTTLLNSKVVTVIVKPTPALLSSPVEIEFPHLHNGTMNETCLSWDESETSSLLGSWSARSCRAVPVHSFRTKCVCDSLSTFAILARVNFDSIMDKTLLPSVTLIVGCGVSSLTLLLLIIIYVSVWKYIRSERSVILINFCLSIICSNALILIGQTQARNKVVCTLVAALLHFFFLSSFCWVLTEAWQSYMAVTGRLRNRIIRKRFLCLGWGLPALVVAVSVGFTKAKGYGTVNYCWLSLEGGLLYSFVGPAAAVVLVNMVIGILVFNKLVSKDGITDVKLKERAGASLWSSCVVLPLLALTWMSAVLAITDRRSALFQILFAVFDSLEGFIIVMVHCILRREVQEAVKCRVVDHKDDGNGDSGSSHHNGHTQHMSDNEKDGDSSRQGMKSSSEEKMPPPQLPLPMGPNFHTLPSNPSKSHMQAVPEYSSHTLTLKREKSRLTGGVDPTCGKPVYVCEGELFKQLDADLARAQAEGSISDGSSYVLLPNTTSTLRSKPKDDPTKYNISVEQLPQARLMHLSGPFAEPQAAFGIKSIPLDQVSVSYSERDSPIQNIHNMSSESHITHSSLENTFESMNSMMSKSETISTLSMSSLERQKSRYAELDFEKIMHTKKRHQNMFQDLNRKLHHAEKERESPASDSKSVRWSVSSGGSDKTNHSDKQQGPLERPWEGVRGIQQSPPAWVRKDLEPLAASPLELHSVEWEKAGTTIPLVGQDIIDLQTEV; encoded by the exons ATGGCGTGGTCGGCTCTTACCGGCCCCTGTGTGGCCCTGGTACTGCTCTTCTTTGGATTGACCTCCTGCACTCCCTCCGGCCCAGCCTCCGCCACCTGTGCCACCCTGGAGCAGAGTCGCTTCTTTGGTGTATTCTCCTCTACTACCACCCTGCACTCCACGCCATGCTCCTGGACCCTGCAGAACCCTGATCCTCGCCGCTACAACGTCTACATGAAAATTACCAAGCCAACCGACTCCTGCGTGCCACGCCAGATCAAGACCTTCCAGTTTGACTCCTTCATCGAGACCTCCCGCACCTATCTGGGCATGGAGAGCTTTGACGAGGTTGTCAGGCTGTGCGACGCATCAACCACTGTTACCTACCTAGAGTCCAGCAAGCAGTTCTTGCAGATCCGCAAGGTGGCTGCAAAAAACGGCGTGGAGATGTTGGAGGAACAGGATGATGTCAGTGAGTTCAAGGCTGAGTTTCTGGTCGTGGGGAAGAGGAACCCAAGTATGCCTGCCTGCCAGATGCTGTGCCAGTGGCTGGAGAAATGTCTGTCCAGTAGCACCCATGATTATCCCTGTGGCATCATGAACACACCCTGCCAGTGCTGGGAGGCCCCAAAGAGGAAGCCAGGAAGCTGCTACAGAGGCGGTGTCTACGTTGAGAAATGTCTTCCTGTTCCCGGAGACAACGGACATGATGCTGAGATTATCA AAGGCTGGGCTGGTTGGGGCCGCTGGTCAGTATGCAGCCAGGAATGCGGTGGGGGAGTCCAGGTGCGCAGCCGTGCCTGCCAGCCCGAGGACAGCGTGTGTGAGGGAACAGTTGAAGAAGGACGGGCCTGCAACCCTCAGCCCTGCATTG GCAAAGAACGCAACAGGAGCCAGGGTCTGCGAGCCATCGTTGGTTTGAAGAGAGACTATGCTGATGATTCGAACCTTGGAGTTGTTGCAACCCAAACAG TAGATGCTAAGACAGATGAGTGGTCCCCCTGGAGTGCATGTTCAGTCACCTGTGGAGAGGGCTGGCAGAGCCGCAATCGCGTCTGTGCTACTTCCTCCTTCACCAACCAGTGCACCGGACCCCTGCGTGAGAACCGGCCCTGCAACAACACAGCCGTCTGCCCCG TGGATGGTGCTTGGGATGAGTGGACCCCCTGGAGCCTGTGCTCTTCCACTTGCGGTCGTGGCTATCGTGACCGTACTCGCACATGCAAGCTGCCCCAGAATGGAGGAGAGCCTTGCCGCGGCCCTTCAAGACAAACCAAGTTCTGCAACATCGCTGTCTGCCCAG TGGACGGACACTGGAATGAGTGGTCTGCCTGGAGCGCATGCACTGCTTCTTGCTCCAACGGCACCATGCAAAGAATAAGGGAGTGCAACGGGCCATCCTACGGGGGCTCCGAGTGCCACGGCAGCTGGAAAGAGTCACTCAACTGCTTCCTGAAAGAATGTCCTG TTGATGGACGCTGGCATGCGTGGAGCTCTTGGGGCAGCTGCAGCAAGACATGCGGTGGAGGCatccagcagagacagagagtctGTGAAGGGCCTTTCTTTGGTGGAGAGTCTTGCCCTGGTGAAAAGGGAGAGCAGAAGCGTTGCAATGAGAAGAGATGCCCTG AGCCCCATGAGATCTGCCCTGAGCAGAACACCGGAGATGTAGTGTGGAAGAAAACTCCCGCTGGAGACATGGCTGCTGTGGCCTGTCCTGCTGATGCCTCAG GTCTGCTTCTGCGCCGCTGCACCCTGGATGCTGTAGGTCTTGCCTCCTGGGAGAGCCCAACTCACATCAAGTGTGTCTCCAAGAACTATGAGAACATTCAGATGCTG TCGAGGGACTACAACTCCAAAGCGCAGATGGGGCAGAGCGTGGACGGGGTCGCTGAGGTGATTTCACGCCTGAGATTCTCCTCTGATAAGGGGGCCCAGTACAGCGGTGACCTCTTGGCTGTCATGGATATCTTGAAGAACACCACTGAATTGTACAAGGGAACCAGACTGAGATTGAGCAACGCTGATGTCGAG AACTACGTCCAGACAATCAGCAACTTACTGAAGGAGGAGCATCGTGACAAATGGGAAGAAGCACAGCTG atGGGTGCCAGCATTAAGGAGTTCCTCCACCTTGTTGAGGACTTTGTGAACATGATCGGTATGCAAATGAGTGGCTTTCAGGACATTTATGAAGTCACAGAGAATTTAG TGCTGAGCATCCACAAGCGCCCGACAACAACAAACTCCAACTTCACCTTCCCTGTGAAGGGGTGGAGGGGCATGCTGGACTGGGTCAGGACCGCTGAGGAGAAGATCACAGTATCCCGTGATGCACTGTCCAttgaacagtctg ATGGCAACGATGCTTTTGTGACCGGCATCGTCCTCTACAGAAACCTTGCCTCTATTCTGTCCTTCCAGAG CAACACTACCCTCCTCAACTCCAAGGTGGTGACAGTGATTGTCAAGCCAACCCCGGCTCTCCTGTCCTCCCCCGTTGAGATTGAGTTCCCCCACCTCCACAAT GGCACCATGAATGAGACATGCCTCTCATGGGACGAAAGCGAAAC TTCCTCTCTGCTTGGGTCTTGGTCTGCTCGGAGCTGCAGAGCCGTCcctgttcattcattcagaaCCAAATGCGTGTGTGACAGCCTCTCCACCTTCGCCATTTTAGCGCGCGTCAACTTCGACTCG ATCATGGACAAGACACTGCTCCCGTCCGTGACTCTCATTGTTGGCTGTGGGGTTTCCTCTCTCACGCTGCTGCTCCTCATTATCATCTACGTCTCCGTGTGGAA GTACATCCGTTCCGAGCGCTCTGTTATCCTGATCAACTTCTGCCTCTCCATTATATGCTCCAATGCCCTCATTCTCATCGGACAAACTCAGGCTCGCAACAAG GTGGTGTGTACTCTCGTAGCTGCTCTCCTGcacttctttttcctctcctctttttgctGGGTGCTGACAGAAGCTTGGCAGTCCTACATGGCTGTCACTGGTCGTCTGCGCAACCGCATTATCCGCAAGCGCTTCTTGTGCTTAGGCTGGG GCCTTCCTGCACTGGTGGTGGCTGTGTCTGTGGGGTTCACGAAAGCTAAAGGATACGGAACCGTCAACTA CTGCTGGCTGTCTCTTGAGGGTGGACTCCTCTACTCCTTTGTTGGCCCTGCTGCGGCTGTTGTTTTG GTGAACATGGTCATTGGTATTCTGGTCTTCAACAAGCTGGTATCCAAGGACGGAATCACCGATGTGAAGCTGAAGGAGAGAGCCGG AGCATCACTGTGGAGCTCCTGCGTGGTTCTGCCCCTCTTGGCACTCACTTGGATGTCTGCAGTCCTGGCTATCACTGACCGCCGCTCCGCCCTCTTCCAGATCCTCTTTGCCGTCTTTGACTCTCTGGAGGGTTTCATTATTGTCATGGTTCACTGCATCCTGCGTAGAGAG GTTCAAGAAGCTGTAAAGTGCAGAGTAGTCGACCACAAGGACGACGGCAATGGAGACTCTGGCAGTTCCCATCACAATGGCCACACCCAGCATATG TCTGATAACGAAAAAGATGGAGATTCAAGCAGACAAG GTATGAAGAGCTCCTCTGAGGAGAAGATGCCTCCTCCTCAGCTGCCTCTTCCCATGGGCCCCAACTTCCACACCCTGCCGTCTAACCCCAGTAAGAGCCACATGCAGGCAGTTCCCGAATATTCCAGCCACACCCTCACCctgaaaagagagaagagcCGTCTGACTGGAGGAGTTGACCCAACCTGCGGTAAACCAGTGTACGTCTGCGAGGGGGAACTCTTCAAGCAGCTGGACGCCGATCTTGCTCGGGCTCAGGCTGAGGGGAGCATTTCCGACGGCAGCAGTTACGTCCTCCTGCCCAACACTACCTCTACACTGAGGTCTAAGCCTAAGGATGACCCCACAAAATACAACATAAGTGTGGAGCAGCTGCCACAGGCCAGGCTCATGCACCTCAGCGGGCCCTTTGCTGAGCCTCAGGCTGCCTTCGGCATCAAGTCGATCCCATTGGACCAGGTCAGCGTGTCGTACTCAGAGAGAGACTCGCCCATTCAGAACATCCACAACATGTCCAGTGAGTCTCACATCACCCATAGCAGCCTGGAGAACACCTTTGAATCCATGAACTCCATGATGTCTAAGAGTGAGACCATCTCCACACTGTCCATGAGCTCCTTGGAG aGACAGAAATCCCGTTATGCTGAGTTGGACTTTGAG AAAATAATGCACACAAAGAAGCGCCACCAGAACATGTTCCAGGACCTAAACAGGAAGCTACATCATgctgagaaagaaagggagTCGCCTGCTtctgacagcaag TCTGTGAGATGGAGTGTGTCTTCAGGAGGAAGTGACAAAACGAACCACAGT GACAAACAGCAAGGACCTCTGGAAAGGCCATGGGAGGGAGTCCGGGGAATTCAGCAATCACCCCCTGCATGGGTGCGTAAAGATCTGGAGCCCCTAGCTGCCTCTCCTCTGGAGCTGCACTCTGTGGAGTGGGAGAAGGCCGGAACCACCATCCCTCTTGTGGGGCAGGACATCATCGACCTGCAGACAGAGGTCTGA
- the LOC117956996 gene encoding adhesion G protein-coupled receptor B1-like isoform X1 has product MAWSALTGPCVALVLLFFGLTSCTPSGPASATCATLEQSRFFGVFSSTTTLHSTPCSWTLQNPDPRRYNVYMKITKPTDSCVPRQIKTFQFDSFIETSRTYLGMESFDEVVRLCDASTTVTYLESSKQFLQIRKVAAKNGVEMLEEQDDVSEFKAEFLVVGKRNPSMPACQMLCQWLEKCLSSSTHDYPCGIMNTPCQCWEAPKRKPGSCYRGGVYVEKCLPVPGDNGHDAEIIKGWAGWGRWSVCSQECGGGVQVRSRACQPEDSVCEGTVEEGRACNPQPCIGKERNRSQGLRAIVGLKRDYADDSNLGVVATQTVDAKTDEWSPWSACSVTCGEGWQSRNRVCATSSFTNQCTGPLRENRPCNNTAVCPVDGAWDEWTPWSLCSSTCGRGYRDRTRTCKLPQNGGEPCRGPSRQTKFCNIAVCPVDGHWNEWSAWSACTASCSNGTMQRIRECNGPSYGGSECHGSWKESLNCFLKECPVDGRWHAWSSWGSCSKTCGGGIQQRQRVCEGPFFGGESCPGEKGEQKRCNEKRCPEPHEICPEQNTGDVVWKKTPAGDMAAVACPADASGLLLRRCTLDAVGLASWESPTHIKCVSKNYENIQMLSRDYNSKAQMGQSVDGVAEVISRLRFSSDKGAQYSGDLLAVMDILKNTTELYKGTRLRLSNADVENYVQTISNLLKEEHRDKWEEAQLMGASIKEFLHLVEDFVNMIGMQMSGFQDIYEVTENLVLSIHKRPTTTNSNFTFPVKGWRGMLDWVRTAEEKITVSRDALSIEQSDGNDAFVTGIVLYRNLASILSFQSNTTLLNSKVVTVIVKPTPALLSSPVEIEFPHLHNGTMNETCLSWDESETSSLLGSWSARSCRAVPVHSFRTKCVCDSLSTFAILARVNFDSIMDKTLLPSVTLIVGCGVSSLTLLLLIIIYVSVWKYIRSERSVILINFCLSIICSNALILIGQTQARNKVVCTLVAALLHFFFLSSFCWVLTEAWQSYMAVTGRLRNRIIRKRFLCLGWGLPALVVAVSVGFTKAKGYGTVNYCWLSLEGGLLYSFVGPAAAVVLVNMVIGILVFNKLVSKDGITDVKLKERAGASLWSSCVVLPLLALTWMSAVLAITDRRSALFQILFAVFDSLEGFIIVMVHCILRREVQEAVKCRVVDHKDDGNGDSGSSHHNGHTQHMQSDNEKDGDSSRQGMKSSSEEKMPPPQLPLPMGPNFHTLPSNPSKSHMQAVPEYSSHTLTLKREKSRLTGGVDPTCGKPVYVCEGELFKQLDADLARAQAEGSISDGSSYVLLPNTTSTLRSKPKDDPTKYNISVEQLPQARLMHLSGPFAEPQAAFGIKSIPLDQVSVSYSERDSPIQNIHNMSSESHITHSSLENTFESMNSMMSKSETISTLSMSSLERQKSRYAELDFEKIMHTKKRHQNMFQDLNRKLHHAEKERESPASDSKSVRWSVSSGGSDKTNHSDKQQGPLERPWEGVRGIQQSPPAWVRKDLEPLAASPLELHSVEWEKAGTTIPLVGQDIIDLQTEV; this is encoded by the exons ATGGCGTGGTCGGCTCTTACCGGCCCCTGTGTGGCCCTGGTACTGCTCTTCTTTGGATTGACCTCCTGCACTCCCTCCGGCCCAGCCTCCGCCACCTGTGCCACCCTGGAGCAGAGTCGCTTCTTTGGTGTATTCTCCTCTACTACCACCCTGCACTCCACGCCATGCTCCTGGACCCTGCAGAACCCTGATCCTCGCCGCTACAACGTCTACATGAAAATTACCAAGCCAACCGACTCCTGCGTGCCACGCCAGATCAAGACCTTCCAGTTTGACTCCTTCATCGAGACCTCCCGCACCTATCTGGGCATGGAGAGCTTTGACGAGGTTGTCAGGCTGTGCGACGCATCAACCACTGTTACCTACCTAGAGTCCAGCAAGCAGTTCTTGCAGATCCGCAAGGTGGCTGCAAAAAACGGCGTGGAGATGTTGGAGGAACAGGATGATGTCAGTGAGTTCAAGGCTGAGTTTCTGGTCGTGGGGAAGAGGAACCCAAGTATGCCTGCCTGCCAGATGCTGTGCCAGTGGCTGGAGAAATGTCTGTCCAGTAGCACCCATGATTATCCCTGTGGCATCATGAACACACCCTGCCAGTGCTGGGAGGCCCCAAAGAGGAAGCCAGGAAGCTGCTACAGAGGCGGTGTCTACGTTGAGAAATGTCTTCCTGTTCCCGGAGACAACGGACATGATGCTGAGATTATCA AAGGCTGGGCTGGTTGGGGCCGCTGGTCAGTATGCAGCCAGGAATGCGGTGGGGGAGTCCAGGTGCGCAGCCGTGCCTGCCAGCCCGAGGACAGCGTGTGTGAGGGAACAGTTGAAGAAGGACGGGCCTGCAACCCTCAGCCCTGCATTG GCAAAGAACGCAACAGGAGCCAGGGTCTGCGAGCCATCGTTGGTTTGAAGAGAGACTATGCTGATGATTCGAACCTTGGAGTTGTTGCAACCCAAACAG TAGATGCTAAGACAGATGAGTGGTCCCCCTGGAGTGCATGTTCAGTCACCTGTGGAGAGGGCTGGCAGAGCCGCAATCGCGTCTGTGCTACTTCCTCCTTCACCAACCAGTGCACCGGACCCCTGCGTGAGAACCGGCCCTGCAACAACACAGCCGTCTGCCCCG TGGATGGTGCTTGGGATGAGTGGACCCCCTGGAGCCTGTGCTCTTCCACTTGCGGTCGTGGCTATCGTGACCGTACTCGCACATGCAAGCTGCCCCAGAATGGAGGAGAGCCTTGCCGCGGCCCTTCAAGACAAACCAAGTTCTGCAACATCGCTGTCTGCCCAG TGGACGGACACTGGAATGAGTGGTCTGCCTGGAGCGCATGCACTGCTTCTTGCTCCAACGGCACCATGCAAAGAATAAGGGAGTGCAACGGGCCATCCTACGGGGGCTCCGAGTGCCACGGCAGCTGGAAAGAGTCACTCAACTGCTTCCTGAAAGAATGTCCTG TTGATGGACGCTGGCATGCGTGGAGCTCTTGGGGCAGCTGCAGCAAGACATGCGGTGGAGGCatccagcagagacagagagtctGTGAAGGGCCTTTCTTTGGTGGAGAGTCTTGCCCTGGTGAAAAGGGAGAGCAGAAGCGTTGCAATGAGAAGAGATGCCCTG AGCCCCATGAGATCTGCCCTGAGCAGAACACCGGAGATGTAGTGTGGAAGAAAACTCCCGCTGGAGACATGGCTGCTGTGGCCTGTCCTGCTGATGCCTCAG GTCTGCTTCTGCGCCGCTGCACCCTGGATGCTGTAGGTCTTGCCTCCTGGGAGAGCCCAACTCACATCAAGTGTGTCTCCAAGAACTATGAGAACATTCAGATGCTG TCGAGGGACTACAACTCCAAAGCGCAGATGGGGCAGAGCGTGGACGGGGTCGCTGAGGTGATTTCACGCCTGAGATTCTCCTCTGATAAGGGGGCCCAGTACAGCGGTGACCTCTTGGCTGTCATGGATATCTTGAAGAACACCACTGAATTGTACAAGGGAACCAGACTGAGATTGAGCAACGCTGATGTCGAG AACTACGTCCAGACAATCAGCAACTTACTGAAGGAGGAGCATCGTGACAAATGGGAAGAAGCACAGCTG atGGGTGCCAGCATTAAGGAGTTCCTCCACCTTGTTGAGGACTTTGTGAACATGATCGGTATGCAAATGAGTGGCTTTCAGGACATTTATGAAGTCACAGAGAATTTAG TGCTGAGCATCCACAAGCGCCCGACAACAACAAACTCCAACTTCACCTTCCCTGTGAAGGGGTGGAGGGGCATGCTGGACTGGGTCAGGACCGCTGAGGAGAAGATCACAGTATCCCGTGATGCACTGTCCAttgaacagtctg ATGGCAACGATGCTTTTGTGACCGGCATCGTCCTCTACAGAAACCTTGCCTCTATTCTGTCCTTCCAGAG CAACACTACCCTCCTCAACTCCAAGGTGGTGACAGTGATTGTCAAGCCAACCCCGGCTCTCCTGTCCTCCCCCGTTGAGATTGAGTTCCCCCACCTCCACAAT GGCACCATGAATGAGACATGCCTCTCATGGGACGAAAGCGAAAC TTCCTCTCTGCTTGGGTCTTGGTCTGCTCGGAGCTGCAGAGCCGTCcctgttcattcattcagaaCCAAATGCGTGTGTGACAGCCTCTCCACCTTCGCCATTTTAGCGCGCGTCAACTTCGACTCG ATCATGGACAAGACACTGCTCCCGTCCGTGACTCTCATTGTTGGCTGTGGGGTTTCCTCTCTCACGCTGCTGCTCCTCATTATCATCTACGTCTCCGTGTGGAA GTACATCCGTTCCGAGCGCTCTGTTATCCTGATCAACTTCTGCCTCTCCATTATATGCTCCAATGCCCTCATTCTCATCGGACAAACTCAGGCTCGCAACAAG GTGGTGTGTACTCTCGTAGCTGCTCTCCTGcacttctttttcctctcctctttttgctGGGTGCTGACAGAAGCTTGGCAGTCCTACATGGCTGTCACTGGTCGTCTGCGCAACCGCATTATCCGCAAGCGCTTCTTGTGCTTAGGCTGGG GCCTTCCTGCACTGGTGGTGGCTGTGTCTGTGGGGTTCACGAAAGCTAAAGGATACGGAACCGTCAACTA CTGCTGGCTGTCTCTTGAGGGTGGACTCCTCTACTCCTTTGTTGGCCCTGCTGCGGCTGTTGTTTTG GTGAACATGGTCATTGGTATTCTGGTCTTCAACAAGCTGGTATCCAAGGACGGAATCACCGATGTGAAGCTGAAGGAGAGAGCCGG AGCATCACTGTGGAGCTCCTGCGTGGTTCTGCCCCTCTTGGCACTCACTTGGATGTCTGCAGTCCTGGCTATCACTGACCGCCGCTCCGCCCTCTTCCAGATCCTCTTTGCCGTCTTTGACTCTCTGGAGGGTTTCATTATTGTCATGGTTCACTGCATCCTGCGTAGAGAG GTTCAAGAAGCTGTAAAGTGCAGAGTAGTCGACCACAAGGACGACGGCAATGGAGACTCTGGCAGTTCCCATCACAATGGCCACACCCAGCATATG CAGTCTGATAACGAAAAAGATGGAGATTCAAGCAGACAAG GTATGAAGAGCTCCTCTGAGGAGAAGATGCCTCCTCCTCAGCTGCCTCTTCCCATGGGCCCCAACTTCCACACCCTGCCGTCTAACCCCAGTAAGAGCCACATGCAGGCAGTTCCCGAATATTCCAGCCACACCCTCACCctgaaaagagagaagagcCGTCTGACTGGAGGAGTTGACCCAACCTGCGGTAAACCAGTGTACGTCTGCGAGGGGGAACTCTTCAAGCAGCTGGACGCCGATCTTGCTCGGGCTCAGGCTGAGGGGAGCATTTCCGACGGCAGCAGTTACGTCCTCCTGCCCAACACTACCTCTACACTGAGGTCTAAGCCTAAGGATGACCCCACAAAATACAACATAAGTGTGGAGCAGCTGCCACAGGCCAGGCTCATGCACCTCAGCGGGCCCTTTGCTGAGCCTCAGGCTGCCTTCGGCATCAAGTCGATCCCATTGGACCAGGTCAGCGTGTCGTACTCAGAGAGAGACTCGCCCATTCAGAACATCCACAACATGTCCAGTGAGTCTCACATCACCCATAGCAGCCTGGAGAACACCTTTGAATCCATGAACTCCATGATGTCTAAGAGTGAGACCATCTCCACACTGTCCATGAGCTCCTTGGAG aGACAGAAATCCCGTTATGCTGAGTTGGACTTTGAG AAAATAATGCACACAAAGAAGCGCCACCAGAACATGTTCCAGGACCTAAACAGGAAGCTACATCATgctgagaaagaaagggagTCGCCTGCTtctgacagcaag TCTGTGAGATGGAGTGTGTCTTCAGGAGGAAGTGACAAAACGAACCACAGT GACAAACAGCAAGGACCTCTGGAAAGGCCATGGGAGGGAGTCCGGGGAATTCAGCAATCACCCCCTGCATGGGTGCGTAAAGATCTGGAGCCCCTAGCTGCCTCTCCTCTGGAGCTGCACTCTGTGGAGTGGGAGAAGGCCGGAACCACCATCCCTCTTGTGGGGCAGGACATCATCGACCTGCAGACAGAGGTCTGA